In the Quercus lobata isolate SW786 chromosome 5, ValleyOak3.0 Primary Assembly, whole genome shotgun sequence genome, one interval contains:
- the LOC115989817 gene encoding probable aldo-keto reductase 1, whose amino-acid sequence MMAVRNELQIPLVKLGNQGLEVSKLGFGCMILSGMYNSPLLDEDGIAVIKYAFSKGITFFHTSDVYGPHTNEILLGKALKQLPREKIQIATKFGIEKVEFPHMQVNGSPKYVRSCCEASLKHLDVQYIDLYYQHRVDTKVPIEETVGELKKLEEEGKVKYIGLSDASLDTIRRAHAVHPVTALQMEWSLWSPEIEDEIIPLCRELGIGIVPYSPLGRGFLVGKGAVENLAANSVLETMIFFFEQRFIKFIE is encoded by the exons ATGATGGCAGTACGGAACGAACTCCAAATTCCATTGGTGAAACTGGGCAATCAAGGCCTTGAG GTCTCAAAGTTAGGATTTGGATGTATGATCCTGAGTGGAATGTACAATTCCCCACTCCTTGATGAGGATGGAATAGCAGTAATAAAGTATGCTTTCAGTAAGGGAATCACTTTCTTTCATACATCAGACGTTTATGGACCCCATACTAATGAAATTCTTCTTGGAAAG GCCTTGAAGCAGTTGCCAAGAGAGAAAATTCAGATAGCCACCAAATTTGGCATTGAAAAAGTAGAATTTCCTCACATGCAAGTGAACGGTAGCCCTAAGTATGTTCGCTCATGCTGTGAGGCTAGCTTGAAGCATCTTGATGTGCAATACATTGATCTGTATTATCAGCATCGGGTAGACACAAAAGTACCCATAGAAGAAACT GTTGGTGAACTTAAAAAACTGGAAGAAGAGGGAAAGGTCAAGTACATTGGTCTATCTGATGCTAGCCTAGACACAATAAGGAGGGCACATGCTGTGCATCCCGTCACAGCTTTACAAATGGAGTGGTCTCTCTGGAGTCCTGAGATTGAAGATGAGATAATTCCACTTTGCAG GGAGCTTGGCATTGGAATAGTTCCATACAGTCCTCTTGGTCGTGGTTTTTTAGTTGGCAAAGGAGCTGTGGAAAATTTGGCTGCAAATAGCGTATTG GAaacaatgatatttttctttgagcAACGATTCATCAAGTTCATTGAATAA
- the LOC115989818 gene encoding B3 domain-containing transcription factor VRN1-like, with the protein MAFLTIPNGRKWKFKLTQPAGGVWFQNGWSEFASSHGVAVGHLLVFKYEGNSHFDVLIFDAIAIEIDYTLDDELQVHRIEDDDSDDSSVEIIKHFYRGEGSGLTHPKKDGGVAENLVIANAFKSENPLFTVIIRPSYVNGKDRASLPQDIINYLPREGFTKDYTKASILLVKLQIVDRLWPVKLYIYERSGGSSCVVLAGWSAFVRENSLRVGDVCVFELIMRDGVVLNVHIFKCQD; encoded by the exons ATGGCCTTTCTCACTATTCCAAATGGTAGAAAATGGAAATTCAAGTTGACACAACCTGCTGGGGGGGTTTGGTTTCAAAATGGTTGGTCCGAATTTGCAAGCTCTCATGGTGTAGCCGTGGGGCATTTGCTGGTTTtcaaatatgaaggaaattcacACTTTGATGTACTCATATTTGATGCCATTGCAATAGAAATAGACTATACTTTAGACGACGAACTCCAAGTTCATAGGATCGAAGATGATGACAGTGATGACAGCTCTGTTGAAATCATCAAACACTTTTATAGGGGAGAGGGTTCAG GATTAACCCATCCTAAGAAAGACGGTGGTGTAGCTGAAAATCTTGTTATAGCCAATGCTTTTAAATCAGAAAATCCCCTTTTCACTGTTATCATTCGTCCATCCTACGTTAATGGCAAGGATCGTGCG AGTTTACCCCAAGACATTATCAACTACTTACCGAGAGAAGGGTTTACCAAGGACTACACCAAAGCAAGTATACTCCTTGTCAAGCTCCAGATTGTGGACCGATTATGGCCTGTGAAGCTATACATTTATGAACGAAGTGGGGGTTCATCATGTGTCGTATTAGCTGGTTGGTCTGCATTTGTGAGGGAAAATAGTTTGCGAGTAGGAGATGTTTGCGTATTTGAGCTGATTATGAGGGACGGTGTTGTGTTAAACGTCCACATTTTCAAATGCCAAGACTAA